The sequence GACGCCGCGTGGACGATGAAGACCCTATGGGTTGTAAAGTCCTTTTGTGAGGGAAGAAGATCTGACGGTACCTCACGAATAAGCCACGGCTAACTACGTGCCAGCAGCCGCGGTAAAACGTAGGTGGCAAGCGTTGTCCGGAATTACTGGGCGTAAAGAGTGCGTAGGCTGTTTTGTAAGTCTCAGGTGAAATCTATCAGCTCAACTGATAAACTGCTTGAGATACTGCAGAACTTGAGGGCAGGAGAGGAGAGTGGAATTCCCGGTGTAGCGGTGAAATGCGTAGATATCGGGAGGAACACCAGTGGCGAAGGCGGCTCTCTGGACTGTCCCTGACGCTGTGGCACGAAAGCTAGGGGAGCAAACAGGATTAGATACCCTGGTAGTCCTAGCCGTAAACGATGGATGCTTGGTGTAGGAGGTTATACCTTCTGTGCCGAAGCTAACGCGTTAAGCATCCCGCCTGGGAACTACGGCCGCAAGGTTAAAACTCAAAGGAATTGACGGGGGCCCGCACAAGCGGTGGAGCATGTGGTTTAATTCGACGCAACGCGAAGAACCTTACCAGGGCTTGACATGTAAGTGGTACGGATCCGAAAGGTGAAGGAACCGAGCTTGCTCGGTAGCTTACACAGGTGGTGCATGGCTGTCGTCAGCTCGTGCCGTGAGGTGTTGGGTTAAGTCCCGCAACGAGCGCAACCCCTATCGTTAGTTACTACTCTGAAAAAGAGAGGACTCTAATGAGACTGCCGGCGATAAGCCGGAGGAAGGAGGGGACGACGTCAAGTCATCATGCCCTTTATGCCCTGGGCGACACACGTGCTACAATGGCTGGTACAACGGGTTGCAACAAAGCGATTTGGAGCCAATCCCTTAAAGCCAGCCTCAGTTCGGATCGTAGGCTGAAACTCGCCTACGTGAAGTCGGAATCGCTAGTAATCGCCAATCAGCCACGTGGCGGTGAATACGTTCCCGGGCCTTGTACACACCGCCCGTCACACCACGGAAGCTGGCAATGCCCGAAGCCGCTGACCCAACCATTAGGAGGGAGGCGTCGAAGGCAGGGTCGGTGACTGGGGTGAAGTCGTAACAAGGTAGCCGTACGGGAACGTGCGGCTGGATCACCTCCTTTCTAAGAGGAAAATGCAGACACTATTCGGTTTTGAGGGATTTCGAGGGCCTTTAGCTCAGGTGGTTAGAGCGCACCCCTGATAAGGGTGAGGTCTGTGGTTCAAGTCCACAAAGGCCCACCATCTCATCATCGAGGAAACTCGGGGATGTAGCTCAGCTGGGAGAGCGCCAGGATCGCACCCTGGAGGCCAGCGGTTCGAATCCGCTCATCTCCACCAGAACTTTGAAAACTAAATACTGATTTCTCTTCTCTTCTTTTAGAGGAGAGTTGCCGTCAAGTTTTTACGGGCACACGGTGAATGCCTTGGCGTCGAAAGCCGATGAAGGACGTGGTAAGCTGCGATAAGCTTCGGGTAGCCGCAAACAGGCTTTGATCCGAAGATCTCCGAATGGGGAAACCCAATAGAGTGACAAACTCTATTATCATGAACTGAATACATAGGTTCATGAGGACAACCCAGGGAAGTGAAACATCTCAGTACCTGGAGGAAAAGAAATCAACCGAGATTCCCTTAGTAGCGGCGAGCGAAACGGGAAGAGCCTAAACCAGGTTCATGTCAAGCCTGCTGGCGTTGTGAATCTGGTGTTGTGGGAGCCTTCTGCTGAAGCAGCAGATTCAGCAAGGAGTTACAAAGATCTGTAGTAGATGAACTTACCTGGAAAGGTAGGCCAAAGAAGGTGAAAGCCCTGTAATCGAAACTACAGATCCTCCTGAAGGATTTCCCGAGTACCATGAGGCACGTGAAACCTCGTGGGAATCTGGGTGGACCATCATCCAAGGCTAAATACTCTTCGACGACCGATAGCGCATAGTACCGTGAGGGAAAGGTGAAAAGAACCCCGGAAGGGGAGTGAAATAGAACCTGAAACCGTGTGCTCACAAGCAGTCATAGCTCTAAGATTGGCTTCGGCCAATCGGAGTGGTGGCGTACCTGTTGAAGAATGGGCCGGCGAGTTACGTTCTGTGGCAAGGTTAAGAGGTGATCCCTCGGAGCCGTAGCGAAAGCGAGTCTTAATAGGGCGATTAGTCATTGGACGTAGACGCGAAACCGGGTGACCTATCCATGGCCAGGTTGAAGCGTGACTAACCTCACGCGGAGGACCGAACCAGTTATCGTTGAAAAGATATTGGATGAGCTGTGGATAGAGGTGAAATGCCAATCGAACTCGGTGATAGCTCGTTCTCCCCGAAATTGCTTTAAGGCTAGCCTCAAGTTTAACCTTTCCGGGGGTAGAGCACTGTTCGAGCTAGGGGTCCTACCAGACTACCGAACTCTTACAAACTCCGAATACCGGAAAGTCTTACTTGGGAGTGGGACGGTGGTGGATAAGCTCCATCGTCGAGAGGGAAACAGCCCAGACCATCAGCTAAGGCCCCCAAATGCAGACTAAGTGGGAAAGGAAGTGAATCGGCTAAAACAGCCAGGATGTTGGCTTAGAAGCAGCCATCATTAAAAGAGTGCGTAACAGCTCACTGGTCGAGTCGATTTGCGCCTAAAACTTAACGGGGCTCAAGTCTGCTGCCGAAGCTATGGATTCAATACATATAACTGTATTGTCTGGTAGGGGAGCGTTCTTAAAGGGCTGAAGGAGGACTCGTGAGAGCCTCTGGACTTTTAAGAAGTGAGAATGCCGGCATAAGTAACGATAAGGAGAGTGGAAATCTCTCCCGCCGTAAGACCAAGGTTTCCTGGGGAAGGCTCGTCCGCCCAGGGTTAGTCGGGCCTAAGCTGAGGCCGAAAGGCGTAAGCGATGGACATCCGGTTAATATTCCGGAACCATCTCAAGAGCGTTTGTACGATGGGGTGACGCTGCAAGAAAGGTTAGCCAGCCAACGGTTGTGCTGGTACAAGCTGGTAGGCTAAGGGATAGGCAAATCCGTCCCTTATAAAGGCCGAGAAGTGATGTGGAGGGGACACGTTCCCCGAACTAATTGGACGAGCAGCCAAGAAAAACCTCTAAGGAGTTCTTGAGGTGTCCGTACCGCAAACCGACACAGGTGGTCGAGGAGAATATCCTAAGGCGTGCAGGAGCACCCTCGTTAAGGAACTCGGCAAAATAGCCCCGTAACTTCGGAAGAAGGGGTGCCCTTGTAATGTGTAGTGACTTGCTCACGAAGCATGAAGGGGTCGCAGTAAAGAGGCTCGGGCGACTGTTTACCAAAAACATAGGTCTCTGCTAAGCCGTAAGGCGAGGTATAGGGGCTGACACCTGCCCAGTGCCGGAAGGTCAAGGGGAAGAGTTAGCCGCAAGGCGAAGCTCTGAACTTAAGCCCCGGTGAACGGCGGCCGTAACTATAACGGTCCTAAGGTAGCGAAATTCCTTGTCGGGTAAGTTCCGACCCGCACGAAAGGTGTAACGATCCGAGCGCTGTCTCAACGAGGGACCTGGTGAATTTGGGATATCCGTGAAGACACGGATTACTTGCAAAGGGACGGAAAGACCCCATGAAGCTTTACTGTAGTCTGACATTGCGTTTTGATAATTCATGTACAGGATAGGTGGGAGGCTGTGAAGGAAGGGCGCCAGCTCTTCTGGAGCCGTCCTTGGGATACCACCCTTGAATTATTGGGACGCTAACTTGCATCCGTTATCCGGAGCAAGGACAGTGTTTGATGGGCAGTTTGACTGGGGCGGTCGCCTCCCAAAAGGTAACGGAGGCGTCCAAAGGTCACCTCAGCGTGATTGGAAACCACGCGTCGAGTGTAAAGGTATAAGGTGGCTTGACTGTGAGAGAGACATCTCGAGCAGGGACGAAAGTCGGGCTTAGTGATCCGACGGTTCAGTATGGAATGGCCGTCGCTTAACGGATAAAAGTTACTCTGGGGATAACAGGCTTATCTCCCCCAAGAGTCCACATCGACGGGGAGGTTTGGCACCTCGATGTCGGCTCATCGCATCCTGGGGCTGAAGTAGGTCCCAAGGGTTAGGCTGTTCGCCTATTAAAGCGGTACGTGAGCTGGGTTCAGAACGTCGTGAGACAGTTTGGTCCCTATCTTTTGCAAGCGCAAGAAACTTGAGGAGGTCTATCCCTAGTACGAGAGGACCGGGATGGCGGAGCCTCCAGTGCATCGGCTGTGGTGCCAACTGCAAGGTCGAGTAGCTGTGCTCCGTGTGGATAAGCGCTGAAAGCATATAAGCGCGAAGCCCTCTCCAAGATTAGGTTTCTCATCCAGCAATGGAGTAAGACCCCTGGGAGACTACCAGGTTGATAGGCCAGAGGTGTAAGCATGGCAACATGTTCAGCTGACTGGTACTAATAGGTCGAGGACTTGACGGTAACTATTCCTCTAGAAGAAGAGAGGAGAAATCTTCTTCTCCCGGTGACCATAGCAAAGGTGCCCCACCCGTTCCCATTCCGAACACGGAAGTGAAAGCCTTTAGCGCCGACGATACTATTTGGGAAAATAGGACGTTGCCGGGAGATTTTTTTTGTTTTGTTGAGAGGTTATTATTTATTAATTATTAAATTAATATTGTGTTTTTAGTGTATGTTAAGAAATTTTAATAGAAAATTAATTTTTAAGATTTAATATTCTCTTCAGGTGTTTCACTTTTAATAATTTAAACTTAAATGAAATTAAAATTAACTTGAGTGTATTTAAATATCGATTTAATTTGAAAAAAGTTGTATTATACTGTATTTTTCAAATAGTGCTGGCATGTATAGTTATACCAGCGCTTGTTTTTTATGGTCCATTTTCGAATATTCGTAATATGTGGGTCGAATCAGCCATGACCACATCCAGTCATCAGTTCCTTGCAACACTCTTTCTCCCTGAGCAAAAAATAAAAAGCATTATGGATAAAACAAATTCTATTATTTTTGGAAATTCTAATCCAAATCTTCTTAATTTTGTGAATCATCACGATAATACTATTGAATTATTTGAAGTTAAGAGCAAATATTTTGTTGGCAAAGTTATGTTAATAAAGGATCCGACCAGAGTAAAAGTTGGTATTTCAAGACTTCTGCCAAATGAAGGACAAACTGTGAGTCAAATTGCGCAAGAAAACAACGCTGTTGCAGCTATTAATGCTGGAGGGTTTCTTGGTCTTGAAAATGGTTCCTGGAGCGCTACTGGAGGTGTTCCTGAAGGGATAATCATTCATGATGGAAAAATTTATTATAGTGATTTTGTTAACGATAAAATTAAAAGAGATATTGTTGGGTTCGATGCTGAAGGAAGACTTATAGTAGGAAAGTTTAATTTGAAAGAAATTAAAGCTATGGATATTAGAGAAGCTGTTAGCTTTGGACCTCCTCTTATTGTAAATGGCCAACCAATGATAAAGAGTGGTGATGGTGGTTGGGGAATAGCACCCAGAACTGCAATTGGTCAGAAACCAGATGGAACTGTTATCTTTTTGACTATTGATGGAAGAGCACTAGAAAGTGTTGGAGCAACTCTTAGAGATGTTCAAGATATTATGCTAAAATATGGCGCTTATAATGCTGCCAATCTCGATGGAGGCTCTTCTACCACAATGTATTATAAAGGACGAGTTATCAACAATCCTTCTAACCCTCTTGGTGAAAGAACCGTTCCAACAGTTTTTATGGTTAAATAATTACAGTTATATGAAGAAAAAAATTTTAGTCTGGTTTATATTGCCTGTATTATTCCAATTTCTTATTTTAGTTTATATTAACAACGTTTTTCTCACTTCTGGCAATATCGATATAAAAAAAATTAATGAGAATTCAGATTTACCTAAAGAAATTAAAATTAAACTTAATTATAGTGCAAAAAATCTTAGTGCCTCATATGATGGAAAATATGTTTCATTTTTAAATGATGGCAAGATTTTTATTTTAAACTCTAAAAATTCTAGTTTACAAAAAATTATTGATGTGGATAATGGATCCGTTGAATATTATACCTGGCTCCCGGATAGAGATAGAATTTTATATTTTTATAAAAAAAATCTGGGTTACGAATACGAGATTTCATTAGTGGCATATGATTTCAACAATTTCAATTATATGGAGGTTGGAAAGATATACGTTCGAGGAGGGTGGGATGTAAAAGATGTTACCTTATCAACTTTGACAAATATGATTTATGTAAATATTGTTAACAGATTTGGTGACAGCATGCTTTATAGAATTGATATAATGGGTCAATTTGTGCGCGTTAACCTTCCTTTTAATAGAATTATACGAATGTCTGAATTGAGACATAAGGATCAAATTTTTATCCAATCAACAGATGGAAGAATATATCTTTTTAGAAATATGATTGGAAGTTTATTCCTAAATAAAGGGTATGAAATTCTTGGGATTGGTGCTGATGATAGAGTTTATATAGGAAAAGTTAATAATAGTAATGTAATTAAGATATTTGTTGGTAAGACAGATCAATCATTTAGTAAATGGAAGGAAATTAATTTAGAAACTCCAGTTAATGTAAATTCAATTTTAATTTTTCCAAAAAATAATGAAATTGGGCTGCTTAAGTACAATAATGAAATTAAAATTCTTTCTTCAGGAAAAGTAATTTACCCAAATGGACAATATATTGGCCATAATGAAAACTATATTATTTATAAAAACTCAAATCATATTATTTTGAAGCTTTATTAGCGACGCCTACTTATTTTACCTGCTTTGGAAAAAGATATTTTCCGCTAAATGTTCCATAAATTGAGCTAATAAAAGTTAATATCCAAAGAAATGTTAAAAGCGTTGCAAGAACTACTGTGTACCAATATACGTATTCGACTTTGCAGTATTGATATATGCTATAGCTTGACAGTGTATATGCTGCAAGAGGAAATATAAATGCCCACCAAGAAAGTGTAAAAGGTATATGTCTTTCGCTTATCAAATATTTTAAGGTTATTAAAGCTACCAGTAAAAATGCCCAAATGCCAAAACTCCAAAATATTGCACCCATAAAACTAACTGTTTCTAATCCTGCTGATTCAATTATATTTAGAGATACTGAAACGTCTGCAATACCGAACAGACTAAGCGTTCCTACTCCTATTGGACCAAGTATTATCCAGAAGGTAGGCGTCGCAACCGATCCTGGCAATTTGTGAACTATAAATCTATTTAATAGAATGCTGTTTAGAAGGATAAATAAAGAGAGACCAATCCCAAAAAAGATGATGTCTGTAAAATTAATCGCACGTGCATAATCTATGTTTGTGCTTAGGTAAGATTTTGCTACCATATTTCCCAAAAGAGGAACGACTATTGTTGCAACTGGGGGTATATACCATGAGAAATTTATAAATTCTGGTTCTATTTTTTCTTTAACAACCATATTGTAAGTTACAAGAACGCCAAATATCAGACAAAGTATTACGCCATTTAGCCATAATAAATTACCTATAAATACAATATTTTTGTGGCTGAAAAAATCTTTGCCTATTAGAAAGAAGTTTGTTCCAAGTACGAGCCCTCCAACTGGCATTGTTGGGAAAAAATTTGATGTAATTGGATGACTCAAATCTTCTAATAGCTTATTAATGTGTAAAAACCATCTCAATACCCATGGAATTATTAAAATCAGAAAAAGAAAGATATTTAAAAAAAACAGT comes from Thermodesulfobium acidiphilum and encodes:
- a CDS encoding phosphodiester glycosidase family protein, which translates into the protein MKKVVLYCIFQIVLACIVIPALVFYGPFSNIRNMWVESAMTTSSHQFLATLFLPEQKIKSIMDKTNSIIFGNSNPNLLNFVNHHDNTIELFEVKSKYFVGKVMLIKDPTRVKVGISRLLPNEGQTVSQIAQENNAVAAINAGGFLGLENGSWSATGGVPEGIIIHDGKIYYSDFVNDKIKRDIVGFDAEGRLIVGKFNLKEIKAMDIREAVSFGPPLIVNGQPMIKSGDGGWGIAPRTAIGQKPDGTVIFLTIDGRALESVGATLRDVQDIMLKYGAYNAANLDGGSSTTMYYKGRVINNPSNPLGERTVPTVFMVK
- a CDS encoding C4-dicarboxylate ABC transporter, whose protein sequence is MTENDFNSLIKHFSPAWFASVMGTGGFANVLYSLSTHFTFLKIVAQSLFFLNIFLFLILIIPWVLRWFLHINKLLEDLSHPITSNFFPTMPVGGLVLGTNFFLIGKDFFSHKNIVFIGNLLWLNGVILCLIFGVLVTYNMVVKEKIEPEFINFSWYIPPVATIVVPLLGNMVAKSYLSTNIDYARAINFTDIIFFGIGLSLFILLNSILLNRFIVHKLPGSVATPTFWIILGPIGVGTLSLFGIADVSVSLNIIESAGLETVSFMGAIFWSFGIWAFLLVALITLKYLISERHIPFTLSWWAFIFPLAAYTLSSYSIYQYCKVEYVYWYTVVLATLLTFLWILTFISSIYGTFSGKYLFPKQVK